The nucleotide sequence GCGCGCCGTGCACCACCAGCTCGCGGCCCGGGGTCTGCGGCCGGCGGATGACCGGCGTGGGGATCTGCTTGCGCCCCGACAGGTACGCCCCGGTGACCGACTCCTCGTTCTCCAGCAGAGCCGGCACGGACCCGCTGTGCACGATCTTGCCGCCGTGCTCGCCGGCGCCCGGGCCGATGTCGACGATCCAGTCGGCGACCCGGATGGTGTCCTCGTCGTGCTCGACCACGATCAGGGTGTTGCCCAGCCCGCGCAGCCGCAGCAGGGTCTCGATCAGCCGGTGGTTGTCGCGCTGATGCAGGCCGATGGAGGGCTCGTCCAGCACGTAGAGCACGCCGACCAGGCCGGAACCGATCTGGGTGGCGAGCCGGATGCGCTGCGCCTCGCCACCGGAGAGGGTGCCGGCCGGCCGGTCGAGCGAAAGGTAGTCGAGCCCGACGTCGAGCAGGAACTTCAGCCGGGCGTTGATCTCCTTGAGCACCCGCTCGGCGATCATCTTCTGCCGGTCGCTCAGCTCGATGCCGGCGAGCAGGTCGGCCGCCTCGCCGACGGACAGGTTGCAGACCTCGGCGATGCTCTTGCCGGCCAGGGTGACCGCGAGCACCTCGGGCTTGAGCCGGGTGCCGCCGCAGGCCGCGCAGGGCACGTCGCGCATGTAGCCCTCGTACTTGTCCCGCGACCACTCCGACTCGGTGTCGGTGTGCCGGCGCTCGATCCACTGCACCACGCCCTCGAAGCCGGTGTAGTAGGAGCGCTCGCGGCCGTACTTGTTGCGGTAGCGGACGTGCACCTGGTCGTCGGAGCCGTGCAGGATCGTCTTCTGCGCCCGGGACGGCAGCGCCCGCCACGGGGTGTCGATGTCGAAGTGCTCGGCCTCGCCGAGCGCCTCCAGCAGGCGCAGGAAGTATTCGAGGTTGTGCCCGGTGGCCCAGGGCTGGATGGCGCCCTCGCGCAGGGTGCGCTCCGGGTCGGGGATCACCAGCTCCGGGTCGACCTCCTTCTTGGTGCCCAGGCCGGTGCACTCGGGGCAGGCGCCGTAGGGCGCGTTGAAGGAGAAGACCCGGGGCTCCAGGTCCTCGATCGCCAGGGGGTGGTCGTTGGGGCAGGCCAGGTGCTCGGAGTAGCGGCGCTCCCGGCCCGGGTCGTCCTCGGCCAGGTCGACGAAGTCGAGCAGCACCAGGCCGCCGGAGAGGCCGAGCGCCGCCTCGACCGAGTCGGTCAGCCGCTGCTTCGCGCTGGGCTTGACGCTGAGCCGGTCGATGACCACCTCGATGGTGTGCTTCTCCTGCTTCTTGAGCTTCGGCGGCTCGGTGAGCGGGTGCACCACGCCGTCGACCCGGGCCCGGGCGTAACCCTTGGCCTGGAGCTCGGCGAAGAGGTCGACGTATTCGCCCTTGCGGCCGCGCACGACCGGGGCGAGCACCATGAACCGGGTGCCCTCGGCCATGGCCAGCACCCGGTCGACGATCTGCTGGGGGCTCTGCTTGGAGATGCGCTCGCCGCAGATCGGGCAGTGCGGCTCGCCGATGCGGGCGAAGAGCAGGCGGAGGTAGTCGTAGACCTCGGTGATGGTGCCGACGGTGGAGCGCGGGTTGCGCGAGGTGGACTTCTGGTCGATGGAGACCGCGGGGCTGAGGCCCTCGATGAAGTCGACGTCGGGCTTGTCCATCTGGCCGAGGAACTGCCGGGCGTACGACGAGAGCGACTCGACGTAGCGGCGCTGGCCCTCGGCGAAGATGGTGTCGAACGCCAGGCTCGACTTGCCCGAACCGGAGAGCCCGGTGAAGACGATCAGGGCGTCCCGGGGCAGGTCGAGACTGACGTCACGCAGGTTGTGCTCGCGCGCGCCACGGATGATCAGTCGGTCGGCCACGGTGCGTGTGCTCCCGGAAGAAGAATGTGAGGCGGATCTGTCCGCTCGACACGAGGTCTGAGCGGTTTTCGAGGGTTGTCGAGGCGCAGGGAAGACGCCTCGGCAACTCTAGCCCCGAGGTATGACAACTTCCGTCGGGCGGACATTCCCCCAGGTCAGCACGGTCGGGCGGGCACCGGCGCGGCCCACCCGGCCGCACCGGCACCCCCTAGAGTCCCCCGGGTCCGGGCGGGGTCGCCGGACGCCCGGTCCGGCGCCGGCCGCCGCGCCAGCTCCCCCGGCGCTCGGCGGCCAGCCGCACCTCCCGGCGCCGGGTCTCGTACGCCACCTCGCGCTGGAGCCGGCGCCAGTTCTCCCAGCGCCGCACGGGCAGCTCGCCGCTGTCCAGGGCCTCCCGCACCGCGCAGGCCGGCTCGGCCTCGTGGGCGCAGTCGGCGTACCGGCAGCCGGCCGCCAGCTCGGCGATGTCGGCGAACGCCCGGTCCAGGCCGGCCGAGCCGTCCAGCAGGCCGACCGCCCGCACGCCCGGGGTGTCCAGCACGGCTCCCCCGCCGGGGATCGGCACCAGCGCCCGCCAGGTGGTGGTGTGCCGGCCCTTGCCGTCGGACCGCCGGATCGCCTGGGTGCGCATCACGTCGGCCCCGGCCAGGGCGTTGACCAGGCTCGACTTGCCCGCGCCGGAGGGCCCGAGCAGGCCGAGGGTGCGCCCCGGGGCGACGTACCGGCGCAGCGGGTCCAGCCCGGTGCCGCGCTCGGCGCTGACCGGCAGCACCGGCACACCCGGCGCCAGTGCGGCGAGCTGCCGGGCCACGGCCGCCGGGTCGGCGGCCAGGTCGGCCTTGGTGAGCACGACGAGCGGCTCGGCGCCGGACTCGTGCGCCAGGGAGAGCAGCCGCTCGATGCGGGCGGCGTCCGGCTCCGGGTGCACCGGTTCGACCACCGCGGCGGCGTCGAGGTTGGCGGCCAGCACCTGGCCGCTGGCGTCCTTGCCGGCGGTGCGCCGGATGAGCGCGGTACGGCGGGGCAGCACGGTCTCCACCGTGACCGGCCCGTCCGGCCAGGTGGCGAGCAGCACCCAGTCGCCGGCACAGGGCAGCGCGGTCAGGTCCCGGGCAGCGGCGGCCAGCACGGCGCCGCCCAGGCTGGCCCGGACGGGCCCCTCCGGGCGGAGGACGGTGCAGACCCCGCGGTCGACGCGGGCCACCCGGCCCGGCCGGCGGTCAAGGCGTGGATTCAGGTACGCCGCCCGGTCGGCGTCCCAGCCGAGGGCGGTCAGATCGATGGTCATGTGTCCTCATCGGTGTCGAGGGGGTTCATGGCGGAACACGCGTGCTGCGACCGGCATGCTCACCACCTCCGCTCCGACTCCCGGTGCCCGCGTCCTACGGCGACGGCGGCCCCGGCGCGTCCGAACGGCGCGCCGCGACCCGATGCCGTCGGCCCCGACGGTAGGGGGTACGCCGACGCGCCGAAAGCCATTTCCCCGGCGACGCGACGCCGACGTACCGCTAGGGTCCAAGACGTGACGAGCGACCCCCTCCTGCTGACCGGCGAGCTGGACGAGGCGACCGGCCGGTTGCTGCGTACCGTGACCACCCTGGGCGCCGCCGACATCGCCGCGCCGTCCCTGCTGCCGGGCTGGACGCGCGCACACGTCCTGACCCACCTGGCCCGCAACGCCGACGCGTTCGTCAACCTGCTGACCGCCGCCCGCACCGGCGAGGCGATCCCGATGTACGCCAGCCCCGAGGCCCGGACCGCCGACATCGAGGCGGGCGCCGGCCGGGGGCCGGCGGACCTCATGGACGACCTGCGCCACAGCTCGCAGCGGTTCACGGCGGCGGTCGCCGAGATGCCGGTGGAGGCCTGGGGGGCCACCGTGCAGACCCGGCGTGGCCCGTGGCCGGCGGCCATGCTGGTCTGGGGGCGGCTGCGCGAGGTCGAGGTGCACCACGTCGACCTGGGCGCCGGCTACCGGCCGGCCGACTGGCCGGACGCGTTCGCCCAGCGGCTGCTGCACGAGGTGGCCGCCGGCCTGGCCGGCAACCCGGACGCGCCGGCCATGGTGCTGCGCTTCGACGGCGTCCGGCACGAACTCGTCGTGGGCGATCCCGAGGGGGCGCCCACGATCACCGGTCCCGCGCCGGAACTCGCCGCCTGGCTGACCGGCCGCAGCGCGGGCGACACGCTCACCGTCACTCCCGACGGCCCCCTGCCGACTCCACCGGAATGGATCTGAACCCCGTCATGACCTACAGCGGAGACGTCACGCCCGGCGGTGCGCCGGCCGTACGCGAGCTCGACAAGCTCACCATCACCAAGGTGTCGGTGGGACCGATGGACAACAACGCCTACCTGCTGCGCTGCCGGGAGACCGGCGAGCAGGTGCTGATCGACGCGGCGAACGAGGCGCCCCGCCTGCTCGACCTGGTCGGCGACGGCGGGCTGGCCGCGGTCGTCACGACGCACCGGCACATGGACCACTGGGTCGCCCTGGAGGAGGTGGTCGCCAAGACCGGCGCCCGCCCGCTGGTGCACGCCGACGACGCCGAGGGGCTGCCGATCGACGCCGAGCCGCTGCACGAGGGCGACACGGTCCCGGTCGGTGACTGCGCGCTGGAGGTGATCCACCTCAAGGGCCACACGCCCGGCTCGATCGCGCTCCTCTACCGCGACCCGTCCGGCGTGCCGCACCTGTTCACCGGCGACTCGCTGTTCCCCGGCGGGGTCGGCAACACCGAGAAGGACCCGGACCGGTTCGGCCAGCTCATCGACGACGTCGAGCGGAAGCTCTTCGACCGGCTGCCGGACGAGACGTGGTTCTACCCGGGCCACGGCAAGGACAGCACCCTCGGCGCGGAGCGCCCGGCGCTGCCGCAGTGGCGGGCCCGCGGCTGGTGAGCGCGGCGGGCCGGCCCGACCGGCCCGCTCAGCCGGCGTCCGCGGCGGTCACCGCGCGGAGCCGGTGCCGGGTGCCGAGCAGCACCGGGCCGGCGAGCAACAGGCCGACCGCCATGGTGAGGACCGTCGGGTTGGGCGCACCGGGCAGCAGCCCGGTCAGCGCCCGCGCCGTGATGCCGAGGGTCACGTAGAGGCCGGCCCAGAGCGTCGCGCCGGCCGTCGCGCAGACCGCGAACCTCCGGTAGGACATCCGCAGGCCCCCGGCGGCCAGCGGCAGCAGCGCGTTGAACACCGGCAGGAACGGCGCCACCAGCACCATCCGCCCGCCGCCGCGGCACAGCAGCGCCTCGGCCGCCGCCCAGCGCGGCTCGCCGATCCAGTCGCCCAGCCGGCTGTGCCGCAGCCGCTCACCCCAGCGCCGCCCGGCCAGGAAGCTCAACGACCACCCGGCGAGGCAGCCCGCCACCACGGCCACGACGGTCGCCAGGCCGGTCGCCGGCCGGCCCGCGCCGACCGCGGCGAGGACCGCGGCGTCGCCGGGCACCAGAACCCCGAGCAGGGGTACGGCGTCGGCGAGCATCACCATGCCGAGCATCCCCATCAGCAGGGTGGTGGGCAGCTCCCCGACCTGGGCCAGCAGATCCGTCATGCTCCGTACGCTAGGGACCGCGGCGGCCCGGCACATCCGGTTTGATCACCCATCGGTCCCCGAGTCCGGCTAGGGATGAACCCTGAGGGGTCAGCGGGGGCGGAGCACCTGGACCCGGCGGACCGGGGAGTCGACCGAGGGTTCGGTGACGGGCACCGGGTAGGCCGCCACCAGCTCCAGCCGGTCCGGCGGCAGGTGTCCCCGGTCCGGGTCGCCGACGAGCACCTGGACCCCCCGGTCGGCGGCCCGTTGCAGGTAGGGCAGCACCCGCGCGGCCAGCGCCGCGTCATAGAGGACGTCCCCGGCCAGCACCAGGTCGGCGCTGGCGGTGCCGTCGAGCAGGTCGTCGCCGGTGGCGGCCACGGTGACCCGGTTGGCCCGGGCGTTGACCGTCACGGCCGCCACCGCCCAGGGGTCGACGTCGTTGGCGACCACGCGGTCGGCGCCGGCCAGCGCGGCGGCGATGGCGACCAGCCCGGAGCCGGCGGCCAGGTCGAGCACCCGCCGCCCGGCGGCGAGCTCGGGGTGGTCGAGCAGGTGCCGGGCGAGCGCCTGCCCGCCGGCCCAGACCGAGGCCCAGTACGGGGGCGGCAGCGACTGGCCGGCGGCCGCCTCCATCCGGGCCCACCAGAGGATGGCGTCCTCGGCGAGGTGCAGGCGTACCTCCGGCACGTACGGCGCGTCGACCAGCCGGAGCCGGTCGAGCCCGTCGCCGGGCGCCGCGATCTCCCGTTCCAGGTCGGCCAGCGGCGTGGTTGTCTTCACCGGGGCAAGCATGCCCCTCGCCGCCCCGCGCCGGAGGGATTTTTCCCGCCTGCCGGCGTATTCGTGGGCCACACCGGCACTTCCGCCAGCGAATGACGGTTCGGGCGGTTACTGTCGGGAAGGTACAGGGCGATCACCGGCCGCGACCGGTGCTCACCCGCATTGAACAGGGAGAGACGCATGGCAACCGGCACGGTCAAGTGGTTCAACTCGGAAAAGGGCTTCGGCTTCATCGAGCAGGACGGCGGAGGGCCGGACGTGTTCGTCCACTACTCGGCCATCCAATCCAGCGGCTACCGCGAGCTGAACGAGGGCCAGAAGGTCGAGTTCGAGGTGACCCAGGGGCAGAAGGGTCCGCAGGCGGACAACGTCCGTCCGATGTAGCTTCGTGCCGGTGGCGGCGGTCGGTGGTCCGACCGCCGCCGCAGCGCATTCTCAGGCCGGTGCGGCCGGCAGGTCACGGCGCCGCCGCAGCGGTCCCGCCAGCAGGATGAGCGGGGTCAGCGCGAGCCACGCCGTCATGACCCGCATCGCCCCGGCCGGTCCCCACGCGGCACCCAGCGCACCGGCCAGCAGGGCGGCCAGCGGGATGGTGCCGTAGTTCAGCAGCTGCATGCTCACGGTCACCCGCCCGAGCAGCCCGTGCGGCGTGTACGTCTGCCGGAAGCTGCCCTTCACCACGTTGCCCACCGCGACGCCCAAACTGACCAGCGCGCCGCCGAGCACCAGCCAGGCGACCCGGCCGCCGGGGCCGGCCAGCGGGATGAGCAGCGCCGGCGGTCCGGTGAGCGCGCCCGCCACGAGCAGGGCGCGGGCCGAGCCGAGCCGCCGGGCGAGCCCGGTGGCCAGGGCGGCGCCCAGGAGCCCGCCCACGCTGGCCAGCCCGATCAGGAGCCCGACGAGCCCGGCGGGCAGCCCGGCGGAGCGGACCAGGAACACCACGAGCACCGCCTGGTAGCCGCTGAGCCCGATGTTGCTGGCCGCGCCGAAGACGGTCAGCACCCGCAGGTACGGGTCGCGGATCACGAAGCGCAAGCCGTCGGCCACCTCCCGGCGCAGTGAGGGCGGCCCGCCGGGACGTTCGGGGCGGGGTTCGACCGCCCGGATCCGGCTCAGGCACACCGCGGAGACCAGGAAGCTGATCGCGTCGAGCAGGACCGCGGTCACCGCGCCGGCGAGCTGGGCGATGAGACCGGCCAGCCCGGGGCCGACGAGGTAGCTCGCGGTCTGCGTGGCGTGCAGCTTGGCGTTGCCCTCCGGCACCTGTTCGGGACGCAGCAGGGTGGGCAGGTAGACCTGGTCGGCGGTCTCGAAGAACACCCGGGCCAGCCCCGCGCCGAGGGCGACGACCAGGAGCTGGCCGACCGTGAGCACGTCGAGCAGGGCGGCCACCGGGACGCTGGCGAACAGCGCCGCCGAGACCAGGTCGGCGGCGATCATCACGGGGCGCCGGCGGACCCGGTCGACCCAGGCGCCGGCGGGCAGGCCGGCCAGCAGCCAGGGCAGCCAGGCCGCGGCCGTGAGCACCGCCACCTGGAACGTGGTGGCGTCGAGCACCGCCACCGCGACCAGCGGCAGGGCCACGGCGGTGACGTTGCTGCCGACGGCGCTGACCGTCTGTCCGGCCCAGAGCAGCCGGAAGTCGCGGTGCCGGACCAGGCCGCCGCGCGGCCGGGGGGCGGCGGCCGGCGCGGCCGTGCGGACCGGAGCGGTCACGGCTGGCCCGGGACGCCGTGGGCGAACAGGAAGACCGGCTCGCGCCGCTGCCCGTCGTCGGGGACGGGACGATCGGCCCAGCGGTCGAGGAGTTCGGTGATCTCGCGGCTGAGCCGGGCCAGCTCCGACGGGGTCAACCGCAGCCACTTGTCGGTGCTGAACGGGCCGTCCGCCCAGGCGGCGTGGGCCTCGTCGGGGGCGGCGTGCCAGGCCCGGACGAGGGCGACGTGCCGGTCGAGGTTCAGCGAGCTGGCCGCGTCGGCCACCGCCCGGGCGGCGGGGTCGGCGTCGAACTCGGTGTT is from Micromonospora terminaliae and encodes:
- the uvrA gene encoding excinuclease ABC subunit UvrA, which produces MADRLIIRGAREHNLRDVSLDLPRDALIVFTGLSGSGKSSLAFDTIFAEGQRRYVESLSSYARQFLGQMDKPDVDFIEGLSPAVSIDQKSTSRNPRSTVGTITEVYDYLRLLFARIGEPHCPICGERISKQSPQQIVDRVLAMAEGTRFMVLAPVVRGRKGEYVDLFAELQAKGYARARVDGVVHPLTEPPKLKKQEKHTIEVVIDRLSVKPSAKQRLTDSVEAALGLSGGLVLLDFVDLAEDDPGRERRYSEHLACPNDHPLAIEDLEPRVFSFNAPYGACPECTGLGTKKEVDPELVIPDPERTLREGAIQPWATGHNLEYFLRLLEALGEAEHFDIDTPWRALPSRAQKTILHGSDDQVHVRYRNKYGRERSYYTGFEGVVQWIERRHTDTESEWSRDKYEGYMRDVPCAACGGTRLKPEVLAVTLAGKSIAEVCNLSVGEAADLLAGIELSDRQKMIAERVLKEINARLKFLLDVGLDYLSLDRPAGTLSGGEAQRIRLATQIGSGLVGVLYVLDEPSIGLHQRDNHRLIETLLRLRGLGNTLIVVEHDEDTIRVADWIVDIGPGAGEHGGKIVHSGSVPALLENEESVTGAYLSGRKQIPTPVIRRPQTPGRELVVHGAREHNLRNLTVAFPLGQLIAVTGVSGSGKSTLVNDILHAVLANQINGARLVPGRHTRVTGLEHVDKVVGVDQSPIGRTPRSNPATYTGVWDHIRKLFAETTEAKVRGYGPGRFSFNVKGGRCEACSGDGTIKIEMNFLPDVYVPCEVCKGARYNRETLEVHYKGKTVAEVLDMPIEEAAEFFSAIPAIHRHLKTLVDVGLGYVRLGQPAPTLSGGEAQRVKLASELQKRSTGRTVYVLDEPTTGLHFEDIRKLLMVLEGLVEKGNTVITIEHNLDVIKSADWIIDMGPEGGHRGGTVLATGTPEEVAEVPESHTGQFLRPILKLDGAAKGAKAATTRAAKANGGAVKARTRKVPAGAR
- a CDS encoding MBL fold metallo-hydrolase, with translation MTYSGDVTPGGAPAVRELDKLTITKVSVGPMDNNAYLLRCRETGEQVLIDAANEAPRLLDLVGDGGLAAVVTTHRHMDHWVALEEVVAKTGARPLVHADDAEGLPIDAEPLHEGDTVPVGDCALEVIHLKGHTPGSIALLYRDPSGVPHLFTGDSLFPGGVGNTEKDPDRFGQLIDDVERKLFDRLPDETWFYPGHGKDSTLGAERPALPQWRARGW
- the rsgA gene encoding ribosome small subunit-dependent GTPase A, with the translated sequence MTIDLTALGWDADRAAYLNPRLDRRPGRVARVDRGVCTVLRPEGPVRASLGGAVLAAAARDLTALPCAGDWVLLATWPDGPVTVETVLPRRTALIRRTAGKDASGQVLAANLDAAAVVEPVHPEPDAARIERLLSLAHESGAEPLVVLTKADLAADPAAVARQLAALAPGVPVLPVSAERGTGLDPLRRYVAPGRTLGLLGPSGAGKSSLVNALAGADVMRTQAIRRSDGKGRHTTTWRALVPIPGGGAVLDTPGVRAVGLLDGSAGLDRAFADIAELAAGCRYADCAHEAEPACAVREALDSGELPVRRWENWRRLQREVAYETRRREVRLAAERRGSWRGGRRRTGRPATPPGPGGL
- a CDS encoding MFS transporter, which codes for MTAPVRTAAPAAAPRPRGGLVRHRDFRLLWAGQTVSAVGSNVTAVALPLVAVAVLDATTFQVAVLTAAAWLPWLLAGLPAGAWVDRVRRRPVMIAADLVSAALFASVPVAALLDVLTVGQLLVVALGAGLARVFFETADQVYLPTLLRPEQVPEGNAKLHATQTASYLVGPGLAGLIAQLAGAVTAVLLDAISFLVSAVCLSRIRAVEPRPERPGGPPSLRREVADGLRFVIRDPYLRVLTVFGAASNIGLSGYQAVLVVFLVRSAGLPAGLVGLLIGLASVGGLLGAALATGLARRLGSARALLVAGALTGPPALLIPLAGPGGRVAWLVLGGALVSLGVAVGNVVKGSFRQTYTPHGLLGRVTVSMQLLNYGTIPLAALLAGALGAAWGPAGAMRVMTAWLALTPLILLAGPLRRRRDLPAAPA
- a CDS encoding DedA family protein; this translates as MTDLLAQVGELPTTLLMGMLGMVMLADAVPLLGVLVPGDAAVLAAVGAGRPATGLATVVAVVAGCLAGWSLSFLAGRRWGERLRHSRLGDWIGEPRWAAAEALLCRGGGRMVLVAPFLPVFNALLPLAAGGLRMSYRRFAVCATAGATLWAGLYVTLGITARALTGLLPGAPNPTVLTMAVGLLLAGPVLLGTRHRLRAVTAADAG
- a CDS encoding class I SAM-dependent methyltransferase, producing MLAPVKTTTPLADLEREIAAPGDGLDRLRLVDAPYVPEVRLHLAEDAILWWARMEAAAGQSLPPPYWASVWAGGQALARHLLDHPELAAGRRVLDLAAGSGLVAIAAALAGADRVVANDVDPWAVAAVTVNARANRVTVAATGDDLLDGTASADLVLAGDVLYDAALAARVLPYLQRAADRGVQVLVGDPDRGHLPPDRLELVAAYPVPVTEPSVDSPVRRVQVLRPR
- a CDS encoding maleylpyruvate isomerase family mycothiol-dependent enzyme yields the protein MTSDPLLLTGELDEATGRLLRTVTTLGAADIAAPSLLPGWTRAHVLTHLARNADAFVNLLTAARTGEAIPMYASPEARTADIEAGAGRGPADLMDDLRHSSQRFTAAVAEMPVEAWGATVQTRRGPWPAAMLVWGRLREVEVHHVDLGAGYRPADWPDAFAQRLLHEVAAGLAGNPDAPAMVLRFDGVRHELVVGDPEGAPTITGPAPELAAWLTGRSAGDTLTVTPDGPLPTPPEWI
- a CDS encoding cold-shock protein, whose translation is MATGTVKWFNSEKGFGFIEQDGGGPDVFVHYSAIQSSGYRELNEGQKVEFEVTQGQKGPQADNVRPM
- a CDS encoding ArsR/SmtB family transcription factor; the encoded protein is MEKPTVRHVTDSRVLAALAHPLRRRLMDVFKVYGPSTVGQLAERTGQAPANVSHHLKVLAAADLVLEAPELARDRRERWWRLRDRAVRWSNTEFDADPAARAVADAASSLNLDRHVALVRAWHAAPDEAHAAWADGPFSTDKWLRLTPSELARLSREITELLDRWADRPVPDDGQRREPVFLFAHGVPGQP